The following are encoded together in the Streptomyces sp. NBC_01465 genome:
- a CDS encoding CaiB/BaiF CoA transferase family protein, whose amino-acid sequence MSTAPSAAGPLAGIRVVELGGIGPGPFAGMLLADQGAEVIRIDRPAEAGTASRHPILHRGRRSVTLDLKDPASIEAVRALIDTADALIEGFRPGVAERLGLGPDACLSRNPKLVYGRMTGWGQDGPLAQAPGHDINYIAVAGALGALGAADENPPVPLNLFGDMGGGGMLVALGITTALVSAGRTGTGQVVDAAMTDGTAIQLSLIHGLLAVGRWKDERASNLFDGAAPFYRTYRTSDGGHMAVGSVEPQFYAELLRVLGLTDDPLFASQHDQGGWPAMSARLDEVFAARTREEWTTAFDGTQSCVTPVYGLTEAATHPHNVARGTYYTENGLLQPAPAPRFQGTPASVPRPAPVVGVHTREVLEEIGLDASVVDSLAPKR is encoded by the coding sequence GTGAGCACCGCACCCTCGGCCGCCGGCCCGCTGGCCGGCATCCGCGTCGTCGAACTCGGCGGCATCGGCCCCGGCCCCTTCGCCGGCATGCTCCTCGCCGACCAGGGTGCCGAAGTCATCCGCATCGACCGCCCCGCCGAGGCCGGCACCGCATCGCGGCACCCGATCCTGCACCGGGGGCGCCGCTCGGTGACGCTCGATCTGAAGGATCCGGCGAGCATCGAGGCCGTACGCGCCCTCATCGACACCGCCGACGCCCTCATCGAGGGCTTCCGCCCCGGCGTCGCCGAGCGGCTCGGGCTCGGACCCGACGCCTGTCTCTCCCGTAACCCCAAACTGGTCTACGGGCGGATGACCGGCTGGGGCCAGGACGGGCCGCTCGCGCAGGCGCCCGGGCATGACATCAACTACATCGCGGTCGCGGGCGCGCTCGGCGCGCTCGGTGCGGCGGACGAGAACCCGCCCGTCCCGCTCAACCTCTTCGGCGACATGGGCGGCGGCGGCATGCTGGTGGCCCTGGGCATCACCACCGCGCTGGTCAGTGCCGGGCGCACGGGCACGGGGCAGGTCGTCGACGCCGCGATGACCGACGGAACGGCGATCCAACTCTCTTTGATCCACGGCCTGTTGGCGGTCGGCCGCTGGAAGGACGAGCGCGCGTCGAATCTCTTCGACGGGGCGGCGCCCTTCTACCGCACCTATCGCACCTCCGACGGCGGCCACATGGCCGTCGGCAGCGTGGAGCCGCAGTTCTACGCCGAACTCCTGCGCGTCCTCGGCCTCACCGACGACCCGCTCTTCGCATCCCAGCACGACCAGGGCGGCTGGCCCGCCATGTCCGCGCGCCTCGACGAGGTCTTCGCCGCCCGCACCCGCGAGGAGTGGACGACGGCCTTCGACGGTACGCAGTCGTGCGTCACGCCGGTGTACGGACTGACCGAGGCCGCCACCCATCCGCACAACGTGGCCCGCGGCACGTACTACACGGAGAACGGACTCCTGCAGCCCGCTCCCGCCCCGCGTTTCCAGGGCACCCCGGCCTCCGTGCCGCGGCCCGCCCCGGTGGTCGGTGTGCACACCAGGGAAGTGCTGGAGGAGATCGGGCTGGACGCGTCCGTCGTCGACAGCCTGGCGCCGAAGCGCTGA
- a CDS encoding thiolase family protein: MRDAVIVDAVRTPVGRRGGSLSAIHPVDLSAHVLTALAERNGLDPSAVDDVVWGTVSQVGEQAGVVGRFAALAAGWPESVPGVSVSRACGSSQQSVHFAAGLVTAGQYDIAVAGGVESMSRVPMGSARSVPGAGQPYGPRVRDRYFPEGGEFDQGVGAELIAAQYGFTRTELDQHALDSHERAAKSVDEGRFTSQITPVTVTDADGTTRVFDTDEGIRRGSTLEKLAGLKTPFKEDGVVSAANSSQISDGAAALLVTTSEIAHRSGWTPIARVHTAVLAGCDPVTMALGPAPATAKALKRSGLSIGDIGAFEINEAFAPVTLAWLKETGADYDLMNPLGGAMAIGHPLGGSGARLMTTLVHHMRDNNIRYGLQAMCEAGGMANATILELL; this comes from the coding sequence ATGCGTGACGCAGTGATCGTCGATGCCGTGCGGACCCCCGTCGGCAGGCGCGGCGGTTCCCTCTCGGCCATCCACCCCGTCGATCTCTCCGCCCACGTCCTGACCGCTCTCGCCGAGCGCAACGGCCTCGACCCGTCCGCCGTCGACGACGTCGTCTGGGGCACCGTGTCGCAGGTCGGCGAACAGGCGGGCGTCGTCGGCAGGTTCGCGGCTCTCGCGGCCGGCTGGCCGGAGTCGGTCCCCGGTGTCTCCGTCTCCCGCGCCTGCGGCTCCTCGCAGCAGTCCGTGCACTTCGCCGCGGGCCTGGTGACCGCCGGTCAGTACGACATCGCCGTCGCGGGCGGCGTGGAGTCGATGAGCCGGGTGCCGATGGGCTCGGCCCGCAGCGTCCCGGGTGCCGGACAGCCGTACGGACCGAGGGTGCGCGACCGCTACTTCCCCGAGGGCGGCGAGTTCGACCAGGGTGTGGGCGCCGAGCTCATCGCCGCGCAGTACGGCTTTACGCGTACGGAGCTCGACCAGCACGCCCTGGACTCGCACGAGCGCGCGGCCAAGTCCGTCGACGAGGGCCGCTTCACCTCCCAGATCACGCCGGTCACGGTCACCGACGCGGACGGCACGACGCGCGTCTTCGACACCGACGAGGGCATCAGGCGCGGCTCCACCCTGGAGAAGCTCGCCGGTCTGAAGACCCCATTCAAGGAAGACGGCGTGGTCAGCGCGGCGAACTCCTCGCAGATCTCCGACGGCGCCGCGGCGCTCCTCGTCACCACCTCCGAGATCGCCCACCGCAGCGGCTGGACCCCGATCGCCCGGGTGCACACGGCCGTTCTCGCCGGCTGCGACCCGGTGACGATGGCGCTCGGCCCGGCCCCGGCGACCGCCAAGGCCCTCAAGCGCTCCGGCCTGTCGATCGGCGACATCGGCGCCTTCGAGATCAACGAGGCCTTCGCCCCGGTGACCCTGGCCTGGCTGAAGGAGACCGGCGCCGACTACGACCTGATGAACCCGCTCGGCGGTGCCATGGCGATCGGCCACCCGCTGGGCGGCTCCGGTGCACGCCTGATGACGACGCTGGTGCACCACATGCGGGACAACAACATCCGCTACGGACTGCAGGCGATGTGCGAGGCGGGCGGCATGGCGAACGCGACGATCCTCGAACTCCTCTGA